From one Rhodamnia argentea isolate NSW1041297 chromosome 1, ASM2092103v1, whole genome shotgun sequence genomic stretch:
- the LOC115738945 gene encoding zinc finger protein CONSTANS-LIKE 14-like: protein MSRPKSRTAGDDATVPCDFCVGRAAVLYCRADSARLCLPCDRHVHSANLLSRKHLRSQICDACSSEPASAFCSAEDLALCHDCDLDAHAGCSASHARDPAEGFSGCPSSLELASLWDLVSETWFGVQEMTVPDEKALELRDQIGKRHGQQCGRRKRAVHEQLMELFERDCSAGGGGRGEDLGPATPNAANAAGKCEVVDGSDGGCERLLEIQGTSFESLLMSTSRSDWEENLEREMMWDCHPSNQTTQTWDFNLGRLRGHEEPGSGEVEFGTNSEGFMIKNYDELMREVPLLTSKASDELYHVNCSLVDEAMASLNNILNNPVVRHGLATIESNICSVPQPTSGTALAKYEDSVCSREYDGGEPNVLMKHDSATALATSKADMELLAQHRGNAMLRYKEKRKTRRFEKHIRYESRKTRADTRKRVKGRFVKASEEAPNG from the exons ATGAGCCGCCCCAAATCGAGAACCGCCGGCGACGACGCCACCGTCCCCTGCGACTTCTGCGTCGGCCGCGCCGCCGTACTCTACTGCCGGGCTGACTCCGCCAGGCTCTGCCTTCCCTGCGATCGCCATGTCCACTCCGCCAACCTCCTCTCCCGCAAGCACCTCCGCTCCCAGATCTGCGACGCCTGCTCCTCCGAGCCCGCCTCCGCCTTCTGCTCCGCCGAGGACCTCGCCCTCTGCCATGACTGCGACCTCGACGCCCACGCCGGCTGCTCCGCCTCCCACGCCCGCGACcccgcagagggcttctcgggCTGCCCGTCCTCGCTCGAGCTCGCGTCGCTGTGGGACCTGGTCTCGGAGACGTGGTTCGGCGTTCAAGAGATGACGGTGCCGGACGAGAAGGCGTTGGAGTTGCGTGACCAGATTGGGAAGAGGCATGGCCAGCAATGCGGAAGGCGCAAGCGGGCCGTACACGAGCAGTTGATGGAGTTGTTCGAGAGGGATTGTTCGGCGGGCGGTGGTGGAAGAGGGGAGGATCTGGGGCCGGCGACGCCGAACGCGGCGAACGCTGCTGGGAAATGCGAGGTTGTGGACGGTAGCGATGGTGGGTGCGAGCGGTTGTTGGAGATTCAGGGCACGTCGTTCGAGTCGCTGCTGATGTCGACGTCTCGGAGTGATTGGGAAGAGAATCTCGAGAGGGAGATGATGTGGGATTGTCATCCTAGCAATCAAACCACTCAG ACATGGGATTTTAACTTGGGACGGCTGAGGGGTCACGAAGAACCTGGCTCGGGGGAAGTTGAATTCGGTACAAACAGCGAAGGCTTCATGATCAAGAATTATGATGAGCTCATGAGAGAAGTGCCTTTGCTGACGTCGAAAGCCTCAGACGAACTATATCACGTGAACTGCTCTTTGGTGGACGAAGCTATGGCATCGTTGAAT AATATTTTGAATAACCCAGTTGTAAGACATGGTTTGGCAACAATTGAAAGCAATATATGTTCAGTACCCCAACCCACATCAGGTACAGCCCTTGCTAAATACGAAGACTCGGTTTGCTCGAGAGAATATGATGGCGGAGAACCAAATGTGCTCATGAAGCATGACAGCGCAACGGCATTGGCTACATCGAAAGCCGACATGGAGTTGCTAGCCCAGCACCGAGGCAATGCCATGCTCCGCTacaaggagaagagaaaaactCGAAG ATTTGAAAAGCACATACGGTATGAGTCGAGGAAGACCAGAGCTGATACTAGGAAGCGAGTGAAAGGCCGCTTTGTGAAGGCTAGTGAGGAAGCTCCTAATGGCTGA
- the LOC115738946 gene encoding leucine-rich repeat protein 1-like isoform X1 has product MGFKMVVVALFIAVAIRIASSNSEGDALNEWKTKLMDPHEVLQSWDPTLFNPCTWYHVTCNSDNSVIRVDLGNAGLSGPLIPQLSHLVNMQYFMVFGNEISGTIPGELGNWKMLVSLGLQQNQLSGPIPASLGQLKSVRFMTLNSNKLSGTIPIEVLELVLWGNLQTLNVSDNFFQGRVHAGDPTGYAVTTITQDPKIGSA; this is encoded by the exons ATGGGGTTTAAGATGGTGGTTGTGGCTCTTTTTATAGCAGTCGCTATCCGAATTGCGAGTTCTAACTCGGAAG gagatgcgTTGAATGAATGGAAGACAAAACTGATGGACCCTCATGAGGTGCTGCAAAGCTGGGATCCGACTCTGTTTAACCCCTGCACCTGGTATCACGTAACCTGCAACAGCGACAACTCCGTCATCCGAGT GGACCTCGGAAACGCCGGACTATCAGGACCTTTGATCCCGCAGTTGAGTCACCTGGTTAATATGCAGTACTT TATGGTATTCGGCAACGAGATCAGCGGGACCATTCCTGGGGAGCTGGGGAACTGGAAGATGCTGGTGAGCTTGGGGCTTCAGCAGAACCAACTCTCCGGCCCAATTCCTGCATCTCTGGGCCAGCTGAAGTCCGTGAGGTTCAT GACCCTGAACAGTAACAAGCTGAGCGGGACCATACCCATCGAGGTGCTGGAACTGGTTCTCTGGGGCAATTTGCAGACCCT GAATGTATCCGACAACTTTTTCCAAGGGAGAGTCCACGCTGGTGATCCTACAG GATACGCAGTCACGACCATAACGCAAGATCCCAAGATTGGAAGCGCCTAG
- the LOC115738946 gene encoding leucine-rich repeat protein 1-like isoform X2 gives MGFKMVVVALFIAVAIRIASSNSEGDALNEWKTKLMDPHEVLQSWDPTLFNPCTWYHVTCNSDNSVIRVDLGNAGLSGPLIPQLSHLVNMQYFMVFGNEISGTIPGELGNWKMLVSLGLQQNQLSGPIPASLGQLKSVRFMTLNSNKLSGTIPIEVLELVLWGNLQTLNVSDNFFQGRVHAGDPTVTTITQDPKIGSA, from the exons ATGGGGTTTAAGATGGTGGTTGTGGCTCTTTTTATAGCAGTCGCTATCCGAATTGCGAGTTCTAACTCGGAAG gagatgcgTTGAATGAATGGAAGACAAAACTGATGGACCCTCATGAGGTGCTGCAAAGCTGGGATCCGACTCTGTTTAACCCCTGCACCTGGTATCACGTAACCTGCAACAGCGACAACTCCGTCATCCGAGT GGACCTCGGAAACGCCGGACTATCAGGACCTTTGATCCCGCAGTTGAGTCACCTGGTTAATATGCAGTACTT TATGGTATTCGGCAACGAGATCAGCGGGACCATTCCTGGGGAGCTGGGGAACTGGAAGATGCTGGTGAGCTTGGGGCTTCAGCAGAACCAACTCTCCGGCCCAATTCCTGCATCTCTGGGCCAGCTGAAGTCCGTGAGGTTCAT GACCCTGAACAGTAACAAGCTGAGCGGGACCATACCCATCGAGGTGCTGGAACTGGTTCTCTGGGGCAATTTGCAGACCCT GAATGTATCCGACAACTTTTTCCAAGGGAGAGTCCACGCTGGTGATCCTACAG TCACGACCATAACGCAAGATCCCAAGATTGGAAGCGCCTAG